In one window of Reinekea forsetii DNA:
- the phnD gene encoding phosphate/phosphite/phosphonate ABC transporter substrate-binding protein has protein sequence MQKTLLTTLLLSTSLLFSASAALADDCGNRGVLDEKFCDENNDMVADSPKDPADWRDPNTLVFTYTPVEDPAVYKDAFFEFQQHLSAVTGKKVVYYTVHSNAAEVEAIRSGRLHIAGFSTGPTGYAVNLGGYVPIAVKGTVDSFQGYNLIAITRKDSDIRTMADLKGKMVAHTSASSNSGNLAPRALFPALGLTPDVDYTVKYSGKHDQSIMGVLAGDYDAAPVASDVFSRMASAGRINADDFRILYTSPRFPTSAFGYAHDLHPDLVAKINEAFFSFRFSAKMSETFGGADRFYPVTFKDDWKVIRDIAHATGTAYTKQGLKQLAEKDAAKAAKSAAAAAAKAN, from the coding sequence ATGCAAAAGACCCTTCTTACCACCCTGTTACTGTCCACTTCATTACTCTTTAGTGCCAGCGCTGCGCTGGCCGATGACTGCGGCAACCGCGGTGTTTTGGATGAAAAGTTCTGCGACGAGAACAATGATATGGTCGCAGACTCCCCTAAAGATCCGGCCGATTGGCGAGATCCAAACACTCTGGTCTTCACCTATACACCCGTTGAAGATCCAGCGGTCTATAAGGACGCCTTTTTTGAATTCCAACAACACCTCAGTGCCGTAACCGGCAAAAAAGTGGTCTACTATACTGTGCATTCCAATGCTGCTGAAGTTGAAGCGATCCGCTCCGGCCGTCTGCACATCGCCGGATTCTCCACGGGTCCTACCGGTTATGCTGTAAACCTGGGTGGCTATGTGCCCATCGCCGTTAAAGGCACCGTTGATTCGTTCCAGGGCTATAACCTGATCGCCATTACTCGTAAAGACAGCGACATCCGCACCATGGCCGACCTAAAAGGCAAGATGGTCGCTCATACATCCGCCTCCTCCAACTCGGGTAACTTGGCGCCACGTGCTCTGTTTCCTGCATTGGGCCTAACACCTGACGTCGACTACACCGTTAAATATTCAGGCAAGCATGACCAGTCCATTATGGGTGTTTTGGCAGGAGACTATGATGCAGCGCCGGTAGCCTCTGACGTATTTAGCCGTATGGCCAGTGCAGGTCGAATCAACGCAGATGACTTTCGCATTCTCTATACCAGCCCACGCTTCCCAACCTCTGCGTTTGGTTATGCGCACGACTTACACCCGGATCTAGTAGCGAAAATCAATGAAGCCTTCTTCTCATTTAGATTTTCGGCAAAAATGAGCGAGACCTTTGGCGGCGCAGATCGTTTTTACCCAGTCACCTTTAAAGACGACTGGAAAGTGATTCGTGATATTGCCCATGCCACCGGTACCGCCTACACCAAGCAGGGCCTGAAACAGCTGGCTGAAAAAGATGCCGCCAAGGCTGCAAAAAGTGCTGCCGCGGCCGCCGCG